A single Abditibacteriaceae bacterium DNA region contains:
- a CDS encoding glycosyltransferase family 9 protein, with translation MPFSKSPKKKINANSGASAAVLTGAAPSQSLALSVPVRRIATFHLNGLGDLLFTLPALAALRESFPGAKIHAVVRPGLAPLLEASPFVDEILLRAKGGLTNQTSLLMQLRARHLDVCVAFSQSRNTTMLAWSSGAPMRIGYEGAKMEALLTHHVPKEHAPYTIESHLDIARAMGCPAHDRDYHGLLHLPLSAGARADAILQEAGISGPFVVAACEASARRGIKEWPEEHWAQALDTLAARLPVVLVGTQQTESVRAKMKQPVFDAGGRTDLQTLAALCGRARLFLGIDSGVLHLAAAMGTPVVGIYGPSSWKLTSPRGVPQRIVRHPVECSPCLLSECPLKNGEHKKCLTRLAPESVVVAARELIGV, from the coding sequence ATGCCTTTTTCCAAAAGCCCGAAGAAGAAAATTAACGCGAATTCGGGCGCGAGCGCGGCTGTTCTCACCGGCGCGGCGCCGTCGCAAAGCCTCGCCCTCTCGGTTCCGGTGCGGCGCATCGCGACTTTTCACCTCAATGGTTTAGGCGATTTGCTGTTCACGCTTCCGGCGCTTGCAGCACTGCGCGAAAGCTTTCCCGGTGCGAAGATTCATGCCGTCGTGAGGCCCGGTTTGGCGCCGTTACTGGAAGCCTCGCCGTTTGTTGATGAAATTCTGCTGCGCGCCAAAGGCGGACTCACAAACCAGACTTCGCTTTTGATGCAACTTCGTGCGCGCCATCTCGATGTGTGCGTGGCGTTTTCGCAAAGCCGCAACACCACAATGCTCGCATGGAGTTCGGGCGCACCGATGCGCATCGGTTACGAAGGCGCCAAGATGGAAGCGTTGCTGACGCATCATGTTCCTAAAGAGCATGCGCCTTATACCATCGAATCGCACCTCGACATTGCGCGCGCGATGGGCTGTCCGGCGCACGACCGCGATTATCATGGTTTGCTGCATCTGCCGCTCTCGGCAGGCGCGCGTGCCGATGCGATTTTGCAGGAAGCCGGAATCTCCGGCCCCTTTGTCGTCGCCGCGTGCGAAGCAAGTGCGCGGCGCGGAATCAAAGAATGGCCTGAAGAACACTGGGCGCAGGCGCTGGATACTTTGGCGGCACGGCTGCCGGTTGTGCTGGTTGGCACGCAACAAACCGAAAGCGTGCGCGCGAAAATGAAACAGCCGGTTTTCGATGCCGGTGGCCGCACCGATTTGCAAACACTCGCTGCGTTGTGTGGACGCGCGCGCTTGTTTCTCGGCATCGATTCCGGCGTGCTGCATCTGGCCGCAGCGATGGGAACGCCTGTTGTGGGAATCTACGGCCCCAGCAGTTGGAAACTCACCAGCCCGCGTGGCGTGCCGCAGCGCATTGTGCGGCATCCGGTCGAGTGTTCACCGTGTTTGCTTTCGGAATGCCCGCTGAAAAATGGCGAACACAAAAAATGCCTGACGAGGCTCGCGCCCGAATCGGTGGTTGTCGCCGCGCGCGAATTGATTGGCGTCTAG